A portion of the Krasilnikovia cinnamomea genome contains these proteins:
- a CDS encoding PLP-dependent aminotransferase family protein — translation MTAEQLISFARGAPSLDIVDVEGLKAAAVRAFDADPAGVTAYGTSVGYLPLRKWIADKHGVAPEQVIVTNGSLQADAFLFNHLVTSGDEVVVEKPTYDRTLLNLQNLGAKVHQVTIEPDGIDVDELRRLLESGVRPKLAHIIPNYQNPAGVTLSLAKRHALLELAAEYGFTIFEDDPYADIRFRGEALPSMLSLDTRGVVVHACSFTKTVCPGVRVGYLVGPAEVIGAIAKKATNLYISPGMVSEAIVHQFCVSGDIQRSIATVSAALGERARVLAESIRTHIPGATFTEPDGGYFLWVDLPADVDVDKLFPVANAKGVAIVKGSDFLLDGGRNSVRLAFSAVTVDQIDEGVRRLAAAIAEVRG, via the coding sequence ATGACCGCTGAGCAGCTGATCTCCTTTGCCCGTGGCGCCCCCTCCTTGGACATCGTCGATGTCGAGGGGCTCAAAGCCGCGGCCGTCCGCGCGTTCGACGCCGATCCGGCCGGGGTGACCGCGTACGGCACGTCGGTCGGCTACCTGCCGCTGCGAAAGTGGATCGCGGACAAGCACGGTGTCGCCCCGGAGCAGGTGATCGTCACCAACGGTTCGCTGCAGGCGGACGCATTCCTCTTCAACCACCTGGTCACCTCCGGCGACGAGGTCGTGGTGGAGAAGCCGACGTACGACCGGACGCTGCTGAACCTGCAGAACCTGGGTGCCAAGGTGCACCAGGTGACGATCGAGCCGGACGGCATCGACGTCGACGAGCTGCGCCGCCTGCTGGAGTCGGGGGTGCGCCCCAAGCTCGCCCACATCATCCCGAACTACCAGAACCCGGCCGGGGTGACGCTGTCGCTGGCGAAGCGCCACGCGCTGCTGGAGCTGGCCGCCGAGTACGGCTTCACGATCTTCGAGGACGACCCGTACGCGGACATCCGGTTCCGTGGCGAGGCGCTGCCGTCGATGCTGTCGCTGGACACCCGCGGGGTCGTCGTGCACGCCTGCAGCTTCACCAAGACGGTGTGCCCCGGCGTGCGGGTCGGTTACCTGGTCGGCCCGGCCGAGGTGATCGGCGCGATCGCCAAGAAGGCCACCAACCTGTATATCTCGCCCGGCATGGTGTCCGAGGCGATCGTGCACCAGTTCTGCGTGTCCGGTGACATCCAGCGCTCCATCGCGACCGTCAGCGCGGCGCTGGGCGAGCGGGCCCGGGTGCTGGCCGAGTCGATCCGTACGCACATCCCGGGCGCCACCTTCACCGAGCCCGACGGCGGCTACTTCCTCTGGGTGGACCTGCCCGCCGACGTCGACGTGGACAAGCTGTTCCCGGTGGCCAACGCGAAGGGCGTGGCGATCGTCAAGGGCAGCGACTTCCTGCTCGACGGCGGCCGGAACTCCGTGCGCCTGGCATTCTCGGCGGTCACGGTGGACCAGATCGACGAGGGCGTACGCCGCCTGGCCGCGGCGATCGCCGAAGTCCGCGGCTGA
- a CDS encoding glycosyltransferase family 4 protein, with translation MKVVVAHNRYREAIPSGENVIVDTEMAQLSAAGVQVLPFQRSSDSIGALPAAQKALLPVSPIYGRAAQRDLAALLAEHHPDVLHLHNPYPLLSPWVVRTAHAHGVPVVQTVHNYRQVCSSGLYFRDGHNCTDCRGKVIGWPAVRHRCYRGSAAQSAILATALAVHRPTWRSVDRYIALTDRIADHLRDYGIAERQIVVKPNGLPDPGEPDPLGDGFLYAARLSPEKGLGLLLDAWRRHPDGALGELRIAGDGELRPLAERAATERGDVTYLGVLDRAGMVAARRAAAVIVAVPTWNDVLPTVILEAMAAGRPVLGTTVGGIPYLLGAGQPGPAAGWAVAPEAAALAAALPTARAQAAALAADARKRYVQEFHPDVLTPRLIEIYRDVAASSGRARE, from the coding sequence GTGAAGGTCGTGGTAGCGCACAACCGGTACCGGGAAGCGATCCCGTCGGGCGAGAACGTCATCGTCGACACGGAGATGGCGCAGCTCAGCGCGGCCGGGGTGCAGGTGCTGCCGTTCCAGCGCAGCTCCGACTCGATCGGGGCGCTGCCCGCCGCACAGAAGGCGCTGCTGCCGGTGTCGCCGATCTACGGGCGGGCCGCGCAGCGGGACCTGGCCGCGCTGCTGGCCGAGCACCACCCGGACGTGCTGCACCTGCACAACCCGTACCCGTTGCTGTCGCCGTGGGTGGTGCGGACCGCGCACGCGCACGGCGTGCCGGTGGTGCAGACGGTCCACAACTACCGCCAGGTGTGCTCGTCGGGGCTGTACTTCCGGGACGGGCACAACTGCACCGACTGCCGGGGCAAGGTGATCGGCTGGCCCGCCGTCCGGCACCGCTGCTACCGGGGCTCGGCGGCGCAGAGCGCCATCCTGGCCACCGCGCTGGCGGTGCACCGCCCGACGTGGCGTTCCGTGGACCGCTACATCGCCCTGACCGACCGGATCGCCGACCACCTGCGCGACTACGGCATCGCCGAGCGGCAGATCGTGGTGAAACCCAACGGCCTGCCGGACCCGGGCGAGCCCGATCCGCTGGGCGACGGTTTTCTGTACGCCGCCCGGCTGTCCCCGGAGAAGGGACTCGGGCTGCTGCTGGACGCCTGGCGGCGGCATCCGGACGGGGCGCTGGGCGAGCTGCGCATCGCGGGCGACGGGGAGCTGCGGCCACTGGCCGAGCGGGCCGCCACGGAGCGCGGCGACGTCACGTACCTGGGGGTGCTGGACCGGGCCGGGATGGTCGCGGCCCGGCGTGCGGCCGCGGTGATCGTGGCGGTCCCGACCTGGAACGACGTGCTGCCGACCGTGATCCTGGAGGCCATGGCGGCGGGCCGGCCGGTGCTGGGCACGACCGTGGGCGGGATCCCGTACCTGTTGGGGGCCGGGCAGCCGGGACCGGCGGCGGGTTGGGCGGTGGCGCCGGAGGCGGCCGCGCTGGCGGCCGCGTTGCCGACCGCCCGCGCGCAGGCGGCGGCCCTGGCTGCGGACGCCCGTAAGCGCTACGTCCAGGAGTTCCATCCGGACGTGCTGACCCCCCGGCTGATCGAGATCTACCGCGACGTGGCGGCGAGCTCCGGCCGGGCCCGGGAGTGA
- the eccB gene encoding type VII secretion protein EccB yields the protein MPSRQDQLHSYQYSLQRVVAALVTHDPDPHRSPLRRAGTTALVSLVIAAVAVGAAAVYGLITGRSNENPRNEAVVFLEKGSGARYVYLKADDQLHPVLNYASGLLIANSSAPELRTTTRKRLAAVPLGAPLGIPDAPDSLPDAGDLLVQPWSICTQPPDAADKGPRSTLLVGDRLTGGTVAASPGAGGPAQGLLVRDPDDRLFLVSGNRRFRIPRDRVDVTLGAFEWSARQRWPVAPAWINSIPLGADMRPLSIDGRGERSGVPDAEIGRLLTDGKQWKVALADGAAPITEVQAKLLLTVEGTTQTTLDGPALINLPPSGTRLIDAGDPNALPSTLPALTDPARSACMTLPLGGDGTGLRIDPSFPAGSPANGPAAVSGGVQADWVHVARGRGAVVMSQASPTAPAGSGTVSIVTDTGRRYPVTNREVLGKLGYGGVSPQSVPAQLVALLPQGPALDVTRARQTGSGDAQGG from the coding sequence GTGCCGTCGCGTCAGGATCAGCTGCACTCGTACCAGTACTCGCTGCAACGGGTCGTTGCCGCGCTGGTCACGCACGACCCTGACCCGCACCGCTCCCCGCTGCGCCGGGCCGGCACGACCGCGCTGGTCAGCCTCGTCATCGCCGCGGTGGCTGTCGGCGCGGCGGCGGTCTACGGCCTGATCACCGGCCGCAGCAACGAGAACCCACGCAACGAGGCGGTCGTCTTCCTGGAGAAGGGCTCCGGGGCCCGGTACGTCTACCTCAAGGCGGACGACCAGCTGCATCCGGTGCTGAACTACGCCTCCGGCCTGCTCATCGCGAACTCGTCCGCGCCCGAGCTGAGGACCACCACGCGGAAGCGGCTGGCAGCGGTGCCGCTGGGCGCCCCGCTGGGCATTCCGGATGCCCCGGATTCCCTGCCCGACGCGGGCGACCTGCTCGTGCAGCCGTGGTCGATCTGCACCCAGCCGCCCGACGCCGCCGACAAGGGCCCGCGCAGCACCCTGCTGGTCGGCGACCGGCTGACCGGCGGCACGGTCGCCGCGTCGCCCGGCGCGGGCGGGCCGGCGCAGGGCCTGCTGGTACGCGACCCGGACGACCGCCTGTTCCTGGTGTCCGGCAACCGGCGTTTCCGCATCCCGCGCGACCGGGTCGACGTCACCCTCGGCGCGTTCGAATGGAGCGCCCGGCAGCGGTGGCCGGTGGCCCCGGCGTGGATCAACTCGATCCCGCTCGGCGCCGACATGCGGCCGCTGTCGATCGACGGCCGCGGCGAACGCTCCGGCGTGCCGGATGCCGAGATCGGCCGGCTGTTAACCGACGGCAAGCAGTGGAAGGTGGCGCTGGCCGACGGCGCGGCCCCGATCACCGAGGTGCAGGCCAAGCTGCTGCTGACCGTCGAGGGCACGACCCAGACGACCCTGGACGGGCCGGCGTTGATCAACCTGCCGCCGTCCGGCACCCGGCTCATCGACGCCGGTGACCCGAACGCGCTGCCGTCCACGCTGCCCGCCCTCACCGACCCGGCACGCAGTGCCTGCATGACGCTACCGCTGGGCGGCGACGGCACGGGCCTGCGGATCGATCCGAGTTTCCCCGCGGGCAGCCCGGCCAACGGCCCCGCGGCCGTGTCGGGCGGCGTCCAGGCCGACTGGGTGCACGTGGCCCGCGGCCGGGGCGCGGTCGTGATGTCGCAGGCATCCCCCACGGCGCCCGCGGGCTCCGGGACGGTGAGCATCGTGACCGACACCGGGCGCCGGTACCCGGTCACGAACCGTGAGGTGCTGGGCAAACTCGGCTACGGCGGGGTCTCGCCGCAGTCCGTGCCGGCCCAGCTGGTGGCGCTGCTGCCGCAAGGCCCGGCGCTGGACGTCACCCGCGCCCGGCAGACCGGATCGGGTGACGCCCAGGGCGGGTAG
- a CDS encoding PH domain-containing protein, protein MPQHWHVKPVLPVTKVLGAVAVCVLVLAFGRDDPVRWVLAGATAAGLCGWALSDLIAPARLAADADGVTVVTGFARRRRLEWAAIERVRVDRRQRLGLRSELLEVDAGDALYLFSEHQLGAPPDEVAQALAALRTGAAGQSSTAVR, encoded by the coding sequence ATGCCCCAGCACTGGCATGTGAAGCCCGTCCTACCGGTCACTAAGGTGCTCGGCGCGGTCGCCGTGTGCGTGCTGGTCCTGGCGTTCGGCCGCGACGACCCGGTGCGGTGGGTGCTGGCCGGGGCCACGGCGGCGGGCCTGTGCGGCTGGGCCCTGTCCGACCTGATCGCCCCGGCACGGCTGGCAGCCGACGCGGACGGCGTCACCGTGGTCACCGGCTTCGCGCGCCGTCGCCGCCTGGAGTGGGCGGCGATCGAACGGGTCCGGGTGGACCGCCGCCAGCGCCTCGGCCTGCGCAGCGAACTGCTGGAGGTGGACGCCGGGGACGCGCTGTACCTGTTCAGCGAGCACCAGTTGGGCGCGCCGCCGGACGAGGTGGCGCAGGCGCTGGCCGCGCTGCGTACCGGCGCGGCGGGTCAGAGCAGCACGGCGGTCCGGTAG
- a CDS encoding magnesium and cobalt transport protein CorA encodes MSEGSVRRVRQTGNNRSLSRAWAAPVRAMNRFLGSTDSPDRGAEQCPDDSAVVDCGVYVDGKREPGEFTPSAALRLARARDDAFVWLGLHQPSDSEMSAIARTYGLHELAVEDAVQAEQRPKLEQFGDVHVLVLRTARYVPHSELTENSQIVETGQMMVFVGAQFVITVRHGDASELVSVRAGLETERAGLMQHGPWAVAYAVTDRVVDLYLEVADQVEADLDILEERVFARGSGSPIQQIYQMKRELVEFRRAVVPLQRPLATITAPQSRVVPKEIRRYFRDVHDHLTRTVEQVTSYDDLLNSILQARLAQVTVDQNNDMRKIAAWAGIATVWTAVAGVYGMNFEHMPETQWLYGYPVVVSIMLLISVLLYRAFRRNGWL; translated from the coding sequence ATGAGCGAGGGCAGCGTGCGCCGGGTCAGGCAGACCGGCAACAACCGGTCACTGTCGAGAGCCTGGGCCGCCCCGGTGCGGGCGATGAACCGCTTCCTCGGCAGCACCGACTCCCCGGACCGCGGCGCCGAGCAGTGCCCGGACGACAGTGCGGTGGTCGACTGCGGCGTGTACGTCGACGGCAAGCGCGAGCCCGGCGAGTTCACCCCGAGCGCGGCACTGCGGTTGGCGCGCGCCCGCGACGACGCGTTCGTCTGGCTCGGCCTGCACCAGCCCTCGGACTCCGAGATGTCCGCGATCGCCCGCACGTACGGACTCCACGAGCTGGCGGTCGAGGACGCTGTCCAGGCCGAGCAGCGCCCGAAGCTGGAGCAGTTCGGCGACGTGCACGTCCTGGTGCTGCGCACGGCGCGGTACGTACCGCACAGCGAGCTGACCGAGAACTCCCAGATCGTCGAGACCGGTCAGATGATGGTCTTCGTCGGCGCGCAGTTCGTGATCACCGTGCGCCACGGCGACGCCTCCGAACTGGTCTCGGTCCGGGCCGGGCTGGAGACCGAGCGCGCCGGGCTGATGCAGCACGGCCCCTGGGCGGTCGCGTACGCGGTCACCGACCGGGTCGTCGACCTGTACCTGGAGGTCGCCGACCAGGTCGAGGCGGACCTCGACATCCTGGAGGAGCGGGTGTTCGCCCGCGGCAGCGGCAGCCCGATCCAGCAGATCTACCAGATGAAGCGGGAGCTGGTGGAGTTCCGCCGGGCCGTGGTGCCGCTGCAACGGCCGCTGGCCACGATCACCGCACCGCAGAGCCGGGTGGTGCCCAAGGAGATCCGCCGCTACTTCCGGGACGTGCACGACCACCTGACCCGTACGGTCGAGCAGGTCACGTCGTACGACGACCTGCTGAACTCGATCCTGCAGGCCCGGCTCGCCCAGGTGACCGTCGACCAGAACAACGACATGCGCAAGATCGCCGCGTGGGCCGGCATCGCGACCGTGTGGACCGCCGTCGCCGGCGTGTACGGCATGAACTTCGAACACATGCCCGAGACCCAGTGGCTGTACGGCTACCCGGTCGTGGTCTCGATCATGTTGCTCATCTCGGTGCTGCTGTACCGGGCGTTCCGCCGCAACGGCTGGCTGTGA
- a CDS encoding sugar phosphate nucleotidyltransferase codes for MIGLVLAAGAGRRLRPYTDTLPKALVPVDGETTIMDISLRNLAAAGLTDVTVVVGYCANAVEERKDAFEQKYGVKLTLVHNDKAEEWNNAYSLWLARDQFAQGALLVNGDTVHPVSVEQTLLANRGPGILLAIDNVKKLADEEMKTVFSPEGQLTRITKLMDPAEAFGEYIGATIIEAEAAGALADALKATWERNPDLYYEDGYQEYANRGGEVRAATIGEVEWVEVDNHDDLARAREIACRY; via the coding sequence ATGATCGGTCTGGTACTCGCCGCCGGCGCCGGGCGCAGGCTGCGCCCGTACACCGACACGCTGCCGAAGGCGCTCGTCCCCGTGGACGGGGAGACCACGATCATGGACATCTCGCTGCGCAACCTCGCGGCGGCGGGCCTGACCGACGTCACGGTCGTGGTCGGCTACTGCGCGAACGCGGTCGAGGAGCGCAAGGACGCCTTCGAGCAGAAGTACGGCGTGAAGCTCACCCTCGTGCACAACGACAAGGCCGAGGAGTGGAACAACGCATACTCGCTGTGGCTGGCCCGCGACCAGTTCGCCCAGGGCGCGCTGCTGGTCAACGGCGACACGGTGCACCCGGTCAGCGTCGAGCAGACCCTGCTGGCCAACCGCGGGCCGGGCATCCTGCTGGCGATCGACAACGTCAAGAAGCTGGCCGACGAGGAGATGAAGACCGTCTTCTCGCCCGAGGGTCAGCTCACCAGGATCACCAAGCTGATGGACCCGGCCGAGGCGTTCGGCGAGTACATCGGCGCCACGATCATCGAGGCCGAGGCCGCCGGGGCCCTGGCCGACGCGCTCAAGGCCACCTGGGAGCGCAACCCCGACCTCTACTACGAGGACGGCTACCAGGAGTACGCCAACCGCGGTGGCGAGGTGCGCGCGGCCACCATCGGCGAGGTCGAGTGGGTCGAGGTCGACAACCACGATGACCTGGCCCGGGCGCGGGAGATCGCATGCCGCTACTAG
- a CDS encoding CDP-alcohol phosphatidyltransferase family protein — protein MTTPSHSADPTRTPPATAPTVADYYAVNRGGGLFSEAVSQRLGAHIAVAAHKRRLAPTVLTAGNLGLSCLVSFVVVAAAHRVATDQVWAWPIGLLALLGWQAAYALDCADGQLARVTGQTSAAGARVDVLCDVAAQIALVSALAATAAAQVPETPAWLLAAFAGTWMVNLVTSVMQSGPQAASMVTSTSLPVRVVKLVRDFGAVIALAGVVLTVAPQWTVWLIAAFTLINGAFLAASIAFSGRAALRG, from the coding sequence ATGACGACGCCCTCGCACAGCGCTGACCCCACGCGCACCCCCCCGGCCACGGCACCCACCGTGGCGGACTACTACGCGGTCAACCGGGGCGGCGGGCTGTTCAGCGAGGCGGTCAGCCAGCGGCTGGGCGCGCACATCGCGGTGGCCGCGCACAAGCGCCGCCTCGCCCCGACCGTGCTCACGGCCGGGAACCTGGGGCTGAGCTGCCTGGTGTCGTTCGTGGTGGTCGCCGCGGCACACCGGGTCGCCACCGACCAGGTGTGGGCGTGGCCCATCGGCCTGCTCGCCCTGCTCGGCTGGCAGGCCGCGTACGCATTGGACTGTGCGGACGGGCAGCTCGCCCGGGTGACCGGGCAGACCAGCGCGGCCGGGGCGCGGGTCGACGTCCTGTGCGACGTCGCCGCGCAGATCGCCCTGGTCTCCGCGCTCGCCGCGACCGCCGCGGCGCAGGTCCCCGAGACGCCCGCCTGGCTGCTGGCCGCGTTCGCGGGCACCTGGATGGTCAACCTGGTCACCTCGGTCATGCAGTCCGGCCCGCAGGCGGCCAGCATGGTGACCAGCACGTCGCTGCCGGTCCGGGTGGTCAAGCTGGTCCGCGACTTCGGCGCCGTGATCGCCCTGGCGGGCGTGGTGCTCACCGTGGCGCCGCAGTGGACGGTCTGGCTGATCGCCGCGTTCACCCTGATCAACGGCGCGTTCCTGGCCGCCAGCATCGCGTTCAGCGGCCGGGCCGCCCTGCGCGGCTGA
- a CDS encoding peptidylprolyl isomerase gives MAQMLYATLHTNHGPIRLQLFPDHAPATVRNFVELAEGTKEYTDPRTGQKGSGPYYDGTISHRVIANFMIQMGDPTGTGRGGPGYQFGDEFHPELHFDRPYLLAMANAGPGTNGSQFFITVSPTPHLNRRHTIFGQVADEQSAKVVDSIATTATGPGDRPREDVVIERVEIERVEG, from the coding sequence GTGGCCCAGATGCTTTACGCCACTCTGCACACCAACCACGGCCCGATCCGGCTGCAGCTGTTCCCGGATCACGCGCCGGCGACCGTGCGCAACTTCGTGGAGCTCGCGGAGGGCACCAAGGAGTACACCGACCCGCGCACCGGCCAGAAGGGCAGCGGGCCGTACTACGACGGCACGATCTCGCACCGGGTCATCGCCAATTTCATGATCCAGATGGGTGACCCGACCGGCACCGGCCGGGGCGGCCCGGGCTACCAGTTCGGGGACGAGTTCCACCCCGAGCTGCACTTCGACCGGCCGTACCTGCTGGCGATGGCGAACGCGGGGCCGGGCACCAACGGCTCGCAGTTCTTCATCACGGTCTCGCCGACCCCGCACCTGAACCGGCGGCACACGATCTTCGGCCAGGTGGCCGACGAGCAGTCCGCCAAGGTCGTCGACTCCATCGCGACCACCGCGACGGGCCCGGGCGACCGGCCCCGCGAGGACGTCGTGATCGAGCGCGTCGAGATCGAGCGCGTCGAGGGCTGA
- a CDS encoding acetyl-CoA C-acyltransferase, giving the protein MRDAVIVGAVRTPVGRRNGGLSEIHPVDLSAHVLRALAERGGFNPADVEDVVWGCVSQVGEQSWNVARNAVLAAGWPESVPGTTLDRQCGSSQQAVHFAAATVLSGQADLVVAGGVESMSRVPMGSSALDRDPYGPAVRARYGVDGFNQGVGAELMASRWGFTRTQLDEYALASHAAAAKAQDAGEFDVEVVPVGEVTRDEGIRRDTTLEKLAGLKTPFRADGVVTAGSASQISDGAAALAVTTSRWAAAHGLRPLARIHTAVVAADDPVIMLTAPIPATAKALERAGLTLADIGVYEVNEAFAPVPLAWLAETGADASRLNPRGGAIALGHPLGASGARIMTTMLHHMRQSEIRYGLQTMCEGGGMANATIVEIL; this is encoded by the coding sequence ATGCGTGATGCGGTGATCGTCGGGGCGGTGCGGACCCCGGTCGGCCGGCGGAACGGCGGGCTGTCGGAGATCCACCCGGTCGACCTGTCGGCCCATGTCCTGCGGGCCCTGGCCGAGCGCGGCGGCTTCAACCCGGCCGACGTCGAGGATGTGGTCTGGGGCTGCGTCTCGCAGGTCGGCGAGCAGTCGTGGAACGTGGCCCGCAACGCGGTGCTGGCCGCCGGATGGCCGGAGTCGGTGCCCGGCACGACCCTGGACCGCCAGTGCGGCTCCAGCCAGCAGGCGGTCCACTTCGCGGCCGCGACGGTGCTCAGCGGCCAGGCGGACCTGGTCGTGGCGGGCGGCGTGGAGTCCATGAGCCGGGTGCCGATGGGCTCCAGCGCCCTGGATCGCGATCCGTACGGCCCCGCGGTCCGCGCCCGCTACGGGGTGGACGGCTTCAACCAGGGCGTCGGCGCCGAGCTGATGGCCTCGCGGTGGGGCTTCACCCGGACCCAGCTCGACGAGTACGCGCTGGCCAGCCACGCCGCCGCCGCGAAGGCGCAGGACGCGGGGGAGTTCGACGTCGAAGTGGTGCCGGTCGGCGAGGTGACCCGGGACGAGGGGATCCGCCGCGACACGACGCTGGAGAAGCTGGCGGGTCTGAAGACCCCGTTCCGCGCCGACGGGGTGGTGACCGCCGGGTCCGCCTCGCAGATCTCCGACGGTGCGGCGGCGCTGGCGGTGACGACCTCGCGCTGGGCGGCCGCGCACGGCCTGCGCCCGCTGGCCCGCATCCACACCGCGGTGGTCGCCGCCGACGACCCGGTGATCATGCTGACCGCGCCCATCCCGGCCACCGCGAAGGCGTTGGAGCGGGCGGGACTCACCCTGGCCGACATCGGGGTGTACGAGGTGAACGAGGCGTTCGCGCCGGTGCCGCTGGCGTGGCTGGCGGAGACGGGCGCCGACGCGTCGCGGCTCAACCCGCGCGGCGGGGCGATCGCCCTCGGGCACCCGCTCGGCGCGTCCGGTGCCCGGATCATGACCACCATGCTGCACCACATGCGACAGTCCGAGATCCGGTACGGCCTGCAGACGATGTGCGAGGGCGGCGGAATGGCAAACGCCACTATCGTCGAGATTCTGTAA
- a CDS encoding rhomboid family intramembrane serine protease, with protein sequence MSDVPTTVPVCYRHPSRETYVRCTRCERPICPDCMNEASVGHQCPDCVAQGRRSQRSARTAFGGRVNRGSWVVTRTLIGINAAVMVLSIATGGAGAVAGGGMGGLFGGGTPLTEWGAVLGYAVYGPAGDLAEHGVAAGEWYRLITAMFLHYGVLHLLMNMYALWILGRELERLLGSGRFAALYLISGLGGNVAAYAFSEPGQMTAGASTAVFGLMSAFFVILRRLNLSVAPILPVIVINVVFTFAVADVSVAGHLGGLATGAVVAAILAYAPRDRRTMIQVVGCSLVVLALLALALYRTAVLL encoded by the coding sequence ATGAGTGACGTGCCCACGACGGTCCCGGTCTGCTACCGCCACCCGTCGCGGGAGACGTACGTCCGGTGCACGCGGTGTGAGCGGCCGATCTGCCCCGATTGCATGAACGAGGCGTCGGTCGGCCACCAGTGCCCGGACTGCGTCGCACAGGGCAGGCGCAGTCAACGGTCCGCCCGCACCGCTTTCGGCGGCCGCGTCAACCGCGGCTCCTGGGTGGTCACCCGGACCCTGATCGGCATCAACGCCGCCGTCATGGTCCTGTCCATCGCGACCGGCGGCGCCGGCGCCGTGGCCGGCGGTGGCATGGGCGGCCTGTTCGGCGGCGGCACTCCGCTCACCGAGTGGGGCGCAGTGCTCGGCTACGCGGTGTACGGCCCGGCCGGCGACCTCGCCGAGCACGGCGTCGCGGCCGGGGAGTGGTATCGCCTGATCACCGCGATGTTCCTGCACTACGGCGTGCTGCACCTGCTGATGAACATGTACGCCCTGTGGATCCTCGGGCGGGAGCTGGAACGGCTGCTCGGCTCGGGCCGCTTCGCGGCGCTGTACCTGATCTCGGGGCTCGGCGGCAACGTCGCGGCGTACGCGTTCTCCGAGCCGGGCCAGATGACGGCGGGCGCCTCGACGGCGGTGTTCGGCCTCATGTCGGCCTTCTTCGTCATCCTCAGACGGCTGAATCTGAGCGTCGCGCCGATCCTGCCGGTCATCGTCATCAACGTGGTCTTCACGTTCGCGGTGGCCGACGTCTCGGTCGCGGGCCATCTCGGCGGCCTCGCGACCGGTGCGGTCGTGGCCGCGATCTTGGCGTACGCGCCACGGGACCGGCGCACGATGATCCAGGTGGTCGGCTGCTCGCTGGTGGTGCTGGCGCTGCTCGCCCTGGCCCTCTACCGGACCGCCGTGCTGCTCTGA
- a CDS encoding iron-containing alcohol dehydrogenase family protein, which produces MPLLARSVQTPLHIHVRRGAVADLGHILADGRISAGGDVAVVVGPGQGEGIADLIRPSLGSADVYTTAGGTVDAALELAAKLRTRSYDAVVGIGGGKTIDAAKYAANRWGMPMVSVATSLANDGIASPVASLVHDGIKGSYGVHIPYAVIVDLDFVENGQERVNRAGIGDVISNISALADWDLGREVRGEPFDGLAASLARMGAEAVLTHPGDMNDDGFVTVLAESLISSGLAMAVCGSSRPCSGGCHEIVHATDTLFPGTGSHGELAGLGALFCTFLRGDERRFAQMAQCLARHGLPRTPSDVGLEADRFVEVVEFAPRTRPDRYTILEHLALSTDEIRRKLADYDDALAQR; this is translated from the coding sequence ATGCCGCTACTAGCCCGCAGTGTGCAGACCCCACTGCACATCCACGTACGCCGTGGCGCCGTCGCCGACCTCGGCCACATCCTGGCCGACGGGCGGATCTCGGCGGGCGGCGACGTGGCGGTGGTGGTCGGCCCCGGCCAGGGCGAAGGCATCGCGGACCTGATCCGCCCGTCGCTGGGCTCCGCGGACGTCTACACCACCGCGGGCGGCACGGTGGACGCCGCGCTGGAGCTGGCCGCGAAGCTGCGCACCCGCTCGTACGACGCGGTGGTCGGCATCGGCGGCGGCAAGACCATCGACGCGGCCAAGTACGCCGCCAACCGGTGGGGCATGCCGATGGTGTCCGTGGCCACCAGCCTCGCCAACGACGGCATCGCCTCCCCCGTCGCCAGCCTCGTCCACGACGGCATCAAGGGCTCGTACGGCGTGCACATCCCGTACGCGGTGATCGTCGACCTGGACTTCGTGGAGAACGGCCAGGAACGGGTCAACCGGGCCGGCATCGGCGACGTGATCAGCAACATCAGCGCCCTCGCGGACTGGGACCTGGGCCGCGAGGTGCGCGGCGAACCGTTCGACGGGCTGGCCGCCTCGCTGGCCCGGATGGGCGCCGAGGCGGTGCTCACCCATCCGGGGGACATGAACGACGACGGGTTCGTCACCGTCCTCGCCGAGTCGCTGATCTCCAGCGGCCTGGCCATGGCGGTGTGCGGCAGCAGCCGCCCCTGCAGTGGCGGCTGCCACGAGATCGTGCACGCCACGGACACGCTGTTCCCGGGCACCGGCTCACACGGGGAACTGGCCGGGCTGGGCGCGCTGTTCTGCACGTTCCTGCGCGGCGACGAGCGGCGCTTCGCCCAGATGGCGCAGTGCCTGGCCCGGCACGGGCTGCCCCGTACCCCCTCGGACGTGGGTCTGGAGGCGGACCGCTTCGTGGAGGTCGTCGAGTTCGCCCCGCGGACCCGCCCCGACCGGTACACGATCCTGGAACACCTGGCACTGTCGACCGACGAGATCCGCCGGAAGCTGGCCGATTATGACGACGCCCTCGCACAGCGCTGA